GTTCTAGATGGATATGGCGTTTTCGTAATTGAATCTCCACCGTCAGAAGTCAACCATCATCCAGCTTGTAGTGTGTGTTTTTGGTCAAAAGGCTTGTATATGTGAAACTCGAATTCTTTCGAATTTATACATCATATATAGTGTTTTTgctttgaacaaaaaaaataaaaatatatagtgtTTTTGCATCTCAATTCAATCTCCaatgattttatatgtataatttgttGGATTTTTGGTTGAAAAAATTCCTTATGATATGGAAGAAGAATGTGGATACTTGCTATGGATGAATAAGTCAGGATGATCAATTAAAATTATGCGTGTTCACCCGAAAAAccataagaaaaggaaaaagtggGAGCCAAAAATGGATTTACTCATTTACAAGAGCAAGACGGacgaaaatggaaaaaaaaaaaacggcAATCTCAAAACATGATACCGTTCGGATTGAAAAGGAGTTTGCATTAACtatgtaaaattattagttttaattgaaaaaatcaCTGAAGAAGTATACTTCGATTAACCACTAGGATACCTCGATTAACCTCAAGCTGaacacaaaattttgagagTAAGAAAACTTAGAAAAACATTGTATGGTTATATGTGGATGACTTATTCTCACATGGTGTTTAGAAG
This sequence is a window from Arabidopsis thaliana chromosome 1 sequence. Protein-coding genes within it:
- a CDS encoding uncharacterized protein (unknown protein; LOCATED IN: endomembrane system; Has 30201 Blast hits to 17322 proteins in 780 species: Archae - 12; Bacteria - 1396; Metazoa - 17338; Fungi - 3422; Plants - 5037; Viruses - 0; Other Eukaryotes - 2996 (source: NCBI BLink).), which produces MARHCLICLSVSFVLDGYGVFVIESPPSEVNHHPACSVCFWSKGLYM